One part of the Nematostella vectensis chromosome 8, jaNemVect1.1, whole genome shotgun sequence genome encodes these proteins:
- the LOC116609590 gene encoding cannabinoid receptor 1-like, whose amino-acid sequence MSGLPIVSSTVIYLSGIMAIVLSVSTTIINTSLLFVIVKDPLKCLRKPSTGFITSLALTNLAFGLVTDTTYAMALFEGLGSGYVNMDLKTIQTASGFFTFTSVVVVIVALTVECLLGTLFPIFHRNCITFKSSILVSCGVWAYALLFTMMQFADINFEVYELLDTHLHHTVPFGAILLCYLFIYRGLRKRTRACAPKNASNQQTEAGELKFHKQLLLTVILVGLLLFLTLVPFQVTLTMMKRCLTCDINKLYASFLVSLNFMYTNPALNTLLYAWRTRPFRRSFRAMFCRGRDLDLRHSKLMASQRSTSGGGFSKPGKTGNEH is encoded by the coding sequence ATGTCTGGACTACCCATAGTATCCAGCACCGTTATCTATCTGTCCGGGATCATGGCCATCGTGCTGTCTGTCTCCACGACCATCATCAACACGAGTCTTCTTTTTGTCATTGTAAAGGACCCGCTCAAGTGCCTTCGAAAGCCGTCCACTGGTTTTATCACCTCCCTCGCTTTAACAAACCTCGCGTTTGGACTCGTGACTGATACGACATACGCCATGGCGCTATTTGAAGGCCTTGGCTCGGGCTACGTGAACATGGATCTCAAAACCATTCAAACGGCTTCGGGATTCTTCACATTTACAAGCGTCGTGGTCGTTATCGTCGCATTGACCGTGGAATGCCTTCTGGGCACACTTTTCCCCATTTTTCATCGCAATTGCATCACGTTTAAATCGTCGATTTTGGTGTCGTGCGGTGTTTGGGCATACGCCCTTCTATTCACCATGATGCAATTTGCGGATATCAACTTTGAAGTCTACGAGTTGTTGGACACACATCTTCACCACACCGTGCCATTTGGTGCAATACTGCTGTGCTATCTGTTCATCTATCGCGGACTCAGGAAGCGAACGCGCGCATGCGCTCCAAAGAACGCGTCGAATCAGCAGACCGAGGCAGGAGAACTGAAATTCCATAAGCAACTGTTACTGACTGTGATTCTGGTCGGTTTGTTATTGTTCCTAACCTTAGTTCCATTCCAGGTGACTCTCACAATGATGAAGCGGTGTTTAACGTGTGATATCAACAAACTTTATGCTTCTTTTTTGGTTTCATTGAATTTTATGTACACAAATCCTGCTTTGAATACTCTGCTTTACGCCTGGCGTACAAGACCTTTTAGGAGGTCGTTCAGAGCGATGTTTTGCAGGGGTCGGGATCTTGATTTACGACACTCGAAGCTCATGGCCTCTCAGCGGAGCACTTCCGGTGGAGGATTTAGCAAGCCGGGAAAAACTGGGAACGAGCATTGA
- the LOC125570122 gene encoding uncharacterized protein LOC125570122, which yields MTKSAIIALSFVLVCLVAIPGNGSMDEDGEIEKIAEHSIDNVEKRNGRDGKRLESSQRQWRRNFKEAMNGERRSKVEKDWYKKAKIARTDQINMERFNKMPSGPNVRSISLVESRLYLKERRLRDKVTSECDRELARHRRGLRSGANVNRTSTPMTANQSATVTSQPQTTPAPPPPPPPLFINCTGIHSCRGRCTAGMDYGRKDELNECRCDPYCTSFKDCCADFDTFCPEVARGRPLFPPLQWYECVSNFRVYDIWMITVCPWNSTEKSVSQKCMSNEKMTSQNYDSVIPVTTAEGKTFKNRHCAACHGVKTSDMRFYGLDMNCELSPPEGFSRTETIKFLLEYCSYVTWKPTDSQPRRRCYDIKNPCENKFSEYRDLFHVFPLSVVWHDRVNYRNIYCAACEMVDTNSPPLLCGPLPRGDTMTGPSKPFSIVMNIGDDQDPNPKFQKVKIECDIDEVYDPYLEMCRKAAFVPDSIPGSSRFDEFRVALWVTRLSKNSVPISFLSHVLIIGSLAETFGLNVTTIGNLAREIIRDIDVNIFVFDVTVEDNSTAKRRKRSMSRTFDDLVQFKEPIEWLIDNETFTILKATVRRLSCVNVEHYPPGEYTVTPTGEVYVNKTGDTFNKKDFYSNETSEKSGISHKVPVGTVVVCRKRLATSDNCTGSYIFIESYEYVILSNKSLFHNATRRVYQFDQYTVNENKTATICSNFTDKSYTKKQRIEIGGSSNVKLALTVLTYVGLILSVACLLVVVVTYSLFSELRTAPGVNLLNLSISILLAQFLFLVGSGQTGSKAGCVFIAIVLHYAFLASFSWMLIIAFDTWRAFSFSGQSAMRSDKAKQRQRIMKRLAIGYLSVFVLVIILTALDQSGAFAIRYGGSKGCWINNGDANLYIFVIPVSLALVWNAVFFVLTVKAIRVAKQQSRAAVNEGDQKRDIAVYAKIASLMGFAWVFGILAAFISEYLMFPFVIFTTAQGVFIAVSFVFTRRVWKLYAQKFSSDAHSRSLHKEQGRSNAAFTPSKTKITETQF from the coding sequence ATGACTAAATCGGCAATAATTGCCTTAAGCTTTGTATTGGTTTGTTTGGTAGCCATCCCGGGAAATGGATCGATGGATGAAGACGGTGAAATCGAGAAGATTGCTGAGCACTCCATTGACAACGTCGAAAAAAGGAACGGTAGAGATGGAAAACGTTTAGAAAGCTCTCAAAGGCAATGGCGCAGGAATTTTAAAGAAGCCATGAACGGTGAAAGAAGAAGCAAGGTTGAAAAAGACTGGTATAAGAAAGCCAAAATCGCCAGAACTGACCAGATTAATATGGAAAGATTCAACAAGATGCCCTCAGGTCCTAATGTACGGTCGATAAGTTTGGTTGAATCCCGATTGTACTTGAAGGAGAGACGTCTGAGGGATAAAGTGACGTCTGAGTGTGACCGCGAGTTGGCAAGACACCGCAGAGGACTAAGAAGCGGCGCAAATGTGAACAGGACTTCAACACCGATGACGGCAAACCAGTCAGCAACGGTGACATCGCAACCCCAAACAACACCagcaccgccaccgccaccgccaccctTATTCATCAACTGCACCGGGATTCATTCCTGCAGAGGAAGGTGCACAGCCGGTATGGATTACGGAAGAAAAGATGAGCTTAACGAATGCCGTTGTGATCCATATTGCACGTCTTTCAAAGACTGCTGCGCAGACTTCGACACTTTTTGCCCCGAGGTAGCGCGTGGTAGACCTCTGTTTCCCCCCCTCCAATGGTACGAGTGTGTGAGCAACTTTCGAGTCTATGATATCTGGATGATCACAGTGTGTCCATGGAACTCGACCGAGAAAAGCGTCTCGCAGAAATGCATgtcaaatgaaaaaatgacGTCCCAGAATTACGACAGCGTTATCCCTGTGACCACCGCCGAAGGGAAGACGTTCAAGAACAGGCATTGCGCCGCATGTCACGGCGTCAAGACAAGCGACATGAGGTTCTACGGTTTGGACATGAATTGTGAACTCTCACCACCGGAAGGCTTCTCAAGAACAGAAACCATAAAGTTTCTATTGGAGTATTGCTCATATGTGACTTGGAAACCAACTGATTCTCAACCGAGACGACGATGCTACGACATCAAGAACCCTTGTGAGAACAAGTTCTCAGAGTACCGTGACCTCTTCCACGTCTTCCCTCTTAGCGTCGTGTGGCACGACCGAGTCAATTACAGAAATATCTACTGCGCTGCGTGCGAAATGGTCGATACAAATAGCCCCCCACTCCTCTGCGGACCGTTGCCTAGAGGTGACACTATGACAGGGCCCAGTAAACCCTTCTCTATCGTCATGAACATCGGAGACGACCAGGACCCAAATCCCAAGTTTCAAAAAGTGAAAATTGAATGTGACATAGACGAAGTTTACGATCCTTATTTGGAGATGTGTCGAAAGGCCGCGTTCGTGCCGGATTCGATACCAGGCTCCTCGCGCTTTGACGAGTTTCGCGTTGCATTATGGGTTACGCGATTATCCAAGAATAGCGTGccaatttcttttctttctcatgTTCTCATCATTGGGAGTTTAGCTGAAACCTTTGGCCTGAATGTGACAACCATAGGCAATCTCGCGCGTGAGATTATTCGTGATATCGATGtcaatatttttgtatttgatGTGACAGTGGAAGATAATTCAACAGCAAAGAGGCGAAAACGCTCCATGTCACGGACCTTCGACGATCTGGTTCAATTCAAGGAGCCAATCGAATGGCTTATAGACAATGAGACTTTCACAATTCTCAAAGCCACCGTCAGACGACTCAGCTGCGTTAACGTTGAACACTACCCCCCTGGGGAATACACTGTTACGCCAACGGGGGAGGTGTACGTTAACAAGACTGGAGACACCTTTAACAAGAAAGACTTCTACTCGAATGAAACATCCGAGAAATCGGGTATTTCACACAAAGTCCCTGTAGGAACTGTTGTGGTCTGCCGGAAGAGACTGGCTACTTCTGACAATTGCACCGGAAGTTACATTTTCATAGAAAGCTATGAATATGTTATACTTTCCAACAAGTCTTTGTTCCATAATGCCACACGGAGAGTATACCAATTTGATCAGTATACCGTCAATGAAAATAAGACTGCTACTATTTGTAGTAACTTCACAGACAAGTCTTATACTAAGAAACAACGGATAGAAATAGGAGGGTCCTCTAATGTTAAACTAGCATTGACGGTGCTGACCTATGTTGGACTGATACTGTCAGTGGCTTGTCTGTTGGTTGTGGTAGTGACATATTCCTTGTTTAGTGAGCTACGTACGGCACCCGGTGTAAACCTGTTAAACTTGTCTATCTCGATTCTGTTGGCACAATTCCTGTTTCTGGTCGGATCCGGTCAAACCGGTTCTAAGGCTGGTTGCGTTTTCATCGCCATTGTTCTCCACTATGCATTCCTTGCCTCGTTTTCATGGATGTTGATCATAGCATTTGACACATGGCGGGCTTTTTCGTTTAGTGGCCAATCAGCGATGAGATCAGACAAAGCAAAACAGCGTCAGCGAATCATGAAGCGTCTCGCCATTGGCTATCTCTCGGTATTTGTTCTGGTTATCATTCTCACAGCACTGGACCAATCAGGGGCTTTTGCTATACGATATGGCGGCAGCAAAGGATGCTGGATCAACAATGGTGATGCTAATCTCTACATCTTTGTCATTCCTGTTTCGCTGGCCCTGGTATGGAACGCAGTATTCTTCGTTTTGACAGTCAAAGCCATCCGCGTTGCCAAGCAACAGTCACGTGCAGCTGTTAACGAGGGTGACCAAAAGCGTGACATCGCCGTGTACGCCAAGATTGCGTCCCTGATGGGTTTCGCGTGGGTCTTTGGCATTCTCGCCGCGTTTATCTCCGAGTATCTCATGTTCCCGTTTGTGATTTTCACGACAGCTCAAGGCGTTTTCATTGCGGTGTCTTTTGTATTCACCCGTCGCGTGTGGAAGCTGTACGCGCAGAAGTTCAGCTCCGATGCGCATTCCAGGTCGCTTCACAAAGAACAGGGGCGAAGTAATGCTGCATTCACCCCTAGCAAAACGAAGATAACAGAGACACAATTTTGA